acatatattattatcatcaccacatatattattattatcaccacatatattattatgatcaaaattatactcatataatttatttttcttttcctcctcattatatgtaaacgttaaattttttatttttttatcttcacttttttcattatttttattcataaatatatgagCACCATTCGTATATTCCAATCTTTGTTCATTATCAAAATTAATACTATTATCATcctttaattttaattttttattttttttattttttttattttccttttcctTTTCCGATTCTTTAATAAATGGATATATATCCTTATGAAGAAGATAATCCAAGCTACACCCCATATCTATCCTTTTATATCCATTAATTAAATCATTTGCTTCTTTATACATATCCGTTATAacattaaatattttagaAACACCTTCccttttaatattatgaaatatCCATACGAgacataataaaaaatatatttcctttatcttttttatctttccaaattttaaaaaaccCGTTATGTGTGtcaaaaaaattgtatattccatcttcatatatttctttatttctACTAAAATGTTTTTCATGTGAACATTATCCACACACACtgatgaatataaataattctttaactttttataaaatcCACATAATGGCTCATCCTTTTTCTTTAGATGTTTGCAATGTATtgtattttcttcatcgatcatataatataaatttttatgtgtaaatatattttccttatcttcataaataatattctcTGCAGATTCGTACATAAAATAAGGAAAATCCTTACTAGGATGCTTATCGAAATGGGTATTACCATGAATATCCTCATTACtatgaatataattatgacgaatattatcatcaccCTTATTATTACTAAACGTAGAATCCTTAGTATACTCCTTTTTATGTTCatctttaatatattttaatacatCCCCTTCTTGAATAAAACTACTCTTCTCATGTACACacacaaaataatatataaaagaatcAATATGTCTTAATAAGGattctaaatatataattacgaaattaaaaaagtgcttcacataaaaattattctctaattttatttcaaCATAAAAAGGTTCAAAGTCCATAACAGTTAAACATAACTTTAAGAGAATATAATGGCTTAACTCGTTTTTACTTTCTAAAATATCTATTAACTTTTTTTCATCACAGTTTTGAAAATAtgtgtataaatatatatttatatgaaagcataaattataaaaatataattttaataatacataatatatcttcttAATAAATCTATtcatatcatataatatcttatctttataatatattttattattattattattattattatgacCATTTACATTATctataaacatttttaataattttacaaTCAATTTTATGGGTGgattaaacatatatatataatctatagttattttacataacactttaaaaaatatatctacTAAAGCCtcaataattttattatcatcatctatatttaataaatcattcaataataatttcttaCTAAAATTGAAAGATTTATCAAGGTAGCTATAtctatcattattattgtttttattattatcattattttttttttttttattatcattatttttttttttattattatcattatttttttttttattattattattttcctcatcataattatatctATCATCcatagatatattatttttcttattatcaTATGACATAACATAATGTTCACATGGATTCTTTCCGCTTTTATCTAGAAGGGATTCATccaaattattaattaaatatcttaaataatcaatattattatttaagtTTTTATCATCAATATGCTCTCCTTCTTTATAAAAGAATGATATAAAGCAACTTTTATGTCCATCaaaattatgaataaaattatttcttttcataaatattttttcataattttctaataaactaaaaaaaaaatagagTAGATGTTTATAAcacaatataaatatattttcgaatatattgttataaaaatattccGTATTCCcattattcttattatattcattttttttaggatcattttttttgttttctttatcAATATGAAGTTCTTGATAATTAGGATCAAAGAAAGAACTCTTAAAATCCTCGGCTTTCTtaaccaaaaaaaaaccaTGATTCTTTAAactaaatatattatacattacatattttaaacAATCTATTCTATTCTTCAAAtataacttttttatttctttccTGTCCATACCATATGATAAAACCAAATTCAAACATTCACCAACCTCTTCGCTAGACAACACATAAGAGTGTAATGATTCAAATGATTCTtctaaattattattatcaaagaaataaaaacatttttcACCTTCATCaatgtaatatttattataagaGAAATAATTTTTGCTTTCATCCAAATGATGTACACTTTTGTTATTATCCCTAATATCACTTTTCATATCGTTCTTACTATGATATTTGTTATCATCCTTTTTATGAGACTTCACAGGTAACTTACttacatttttttccttattcaactttttcaaaaaaaaatggcATGCGATGTTTGCTAAATTATTACAATCTAGATATaaattttgaaatataaCAAGGTCTTTATTCTTATGAAAAAAGGGAATGACCTTAATAAACATTTTCAATgatttcatatattttttttttaaaatataagaatacatatattctggtattttcattatttcatttatatcatttaataacttttttatttcaattaaattttctatcttttcataatttttaaaaatattattatttagaaaattagattctttatctatataatctaaatgattattaatttctttcattttatCTTTTACACATTTAaacttttcttttaataaaacaaGAGCATCAGCTgcattaataaatttattgtAATTCTCATAAATTAAAGTTTGCATACAGCtatcattttgttttatttctttatctACTTTTTTggatttatttattaaatcatACATACTAGATTTTTctaataattctttaaaataattatttacattaaaATTAGAACAATTCATATCAAATTCATCTATATAATTCATCTTATCTATTGCATTCTCTTCATTAcattcttttatattattattatctatattcTCATAATTCTCATCTCTTCTTAAATtaatactattattatcactactttttattatagtactcttttcttttatattttcattctTATCAAAACAATTATTACCATCAACGcaattattcattttacttatgttatttatcctatttatattgttcCTATTATTATCACGACATTCTTCTAACTCCTCAACGTTATTTCTTGTCTCtatattgtaataattatataacatgGAACCCACATTTTTCCTTctattacttttattttccatattattccaagaaaaaaaaaaataataaataaaaaaaaaataaaacaataaaattagaaaaaatgaaaaatatatataacaataaaattacaaataaggaaatataaaataatataattacaaaaaattatggaaaagatatttttccttttttttttttttttttttttttatgaaaaaaaccaaaaaaaaaaaaaaaaaaaatatatatatatatatatatatatatatattaaaataattcacaaaatattttgtgtgtaatatataattattttttcctttaaaaaaaaaaaaaaaaataaataaataaattaccTTAAAAATACAAGCAAAGtataaggaaaaaatttacatagttatatctttatatatatatatttttttttttaaagaaacAAATTTAGGAATGACTCCCAGGCGTAATAAAATAGTTATACAATGATTATTGAAAATTTACCATGGCCTATACGACAAATAAGgagaatataaataaatacaaataaataaatataaataaataaataaatatatatatatacatatatatatatatatatatatatatatatatattattatcatcatgAAATGTACCTCATTTCAACCTTTTTACAATtcaaaaggaaaaaatattatatatatatatatatataatatatatgtgtgtatattttttatttttttaagataCCAATTTTActatcataatataaagcAATCAAATGAATATCTTCTTATAAGGAGCTTCAAAATAAGTTTACATAATATGTGCCTTTCAAGACatattctatatttttattaacaaaTTTTACGTATATCAACGTCCTtgttgtaataatattaaaagaagattaaataaaaaaaaaaaatttaagaAGGAATATAAAAGGTACAGGGTACATTTTTCATGATAtacaaattattaaaattattcttatcacataaatattatatatatatatatatatatatatatatatatatatatattatatatatatgtgtgtataATCAGGTTCtttcaatttttattatattttaaaggaaaaaaaattctttttttatatatccaATAATTTCATACtccaaaaaatataaaacgaaagaaaaggaaaaaataagaaaagaaaagaaaaaaaaaaaaaaaaaagaaaaaaaaatacatatatataaataaataaataaatatatatatatatatatatatatatataaatatatatatgtttgtgtttgtgtgtatatatatttttatttacttattatttcttattttttatttttattatttattattttttatttttattatttcttattttttatttttattttttatttttatttatttatttatttatttttttaaattatatgcATTATGAtcaaaaaatgtaaaattttaaagtgatctttatatattataaatatgttcAAATTACAAATGAATTATTGCATTACAAAACCATGGGGCTAATGCAAAACTCattaataaacataaaGCACAGAAGGATGATGCCACAGCGATTTGTTTGGTTTTCTTACTTGATTCTTCAAAACAGTCTGATATTCTTGCATAACTAATATTAATCAAAGCACCATTCGTACCTCctattacaaatattagGAATGACAAAAAAGTAttagaatataaaaaggatCCTTCAGttaaattctttattttaaatgCTAATAACAAAAGAAGGATTCTACTTAAACATAATATGGaaacatatttttgtttaaaaaaGGTAAAAGAACTATAATAAACAGTCACAATGATATGAAATATAAGATCACTGAGTTGGTAAAGAAACATAAACAGGTATTTGTAATATACGTTCTTCTTCAACTTATTCGGaactaaaaaaataaataaaaaaaaatataaaaaataagaaatatatatatacacacaagcatatatatatatatatatatatatatatatattaatatatatatatatataatatattaaatatttataggCTTGTTTCAttttcctttatttttattttattttattattttattattttatttttttttttttttttgcttaCTCATGTGAGGATATATTATAGAGGTCAcgaaaaaagaaaagaatataggtattaaacataaataataatatcttaTTAAACAAGCTCCCTCAATTATATTAGCACAATTAAACATTTTTCcaacatttttaattttatttttacatttcCTTATCATAGacacattattattgtgGATATTTTCTGATGATTTgttttttcctttttccACTTCACATAAAACATTGGATCCATTATATTCAATACATTTTGTGTTCTGTGCACTTTCTATTTTCTCTTTTTGCTCCTGGAAATATGGAGaattatattgtataaaaaatatacaaacaAGTATAATAAATTCAATAAAAACTATAGTTCCTATGGATAAATATATGGTGTTGTAGTACGAACTTATATTCCCATCTTCAATCGAAAAATACGacattattaaatttatgccaaagaaaaataaagaagagAAACTAATTCCTGTAACCATATAACTATTTACTTTTAAAGGAAATAACAAAGAATATTTTGTACATGATGAATACAAATAACCAATAAAAAAACCTATAATCCCCGATAtaccatatatataatattttgaacATTTCATTACACatacaaaaattaataataataataaattaaaaacattCAATCCGTTACATATCATAATCCATTTAAATGATGTAAATTCAAATGTTAATTGTAAAAACGATGATATTATCATAAACCCTGATAAAAAACCCATAACCGTTATAGCTATCTCTTCCTTGTATATGTGATTAATCAAAAAAGatacatttattaaaatgtgGGAGGGTAAACTCAAAAGCAAACctatgaaaaaaaatataaccTTTATCTGAATCTCCTCGCTTTTCTTCAACATTCTGATCGATGCTATAACACTAACTActataaaataatacaaaagaaaaagtatcctctatgtttatataaactattatttattttatatgctTATGGTGATATCACAAATTATATGTACCTCCacaagaaaataaaataaaataaaataaaaaaaaaaaaaaaaattaaaataaattataaatcTTACAAATATTGTAAATATTGTAAATATTGTGAATATGGTAAATATTGTGAATATTGTAAATATTGTGAATATGGTAAATATTGTGAATATGGTAAATATTGTAAATATTGtaaatattgtatatattataaatattatatgtatttatatatatatatatatatatcaaatattaatttcaATTTctcaaaagaaaaaaattaaattataaatattatatatatatatatatattatgttttttttcttatatgCTCATTTAAATAGTAGtaatgtataaataaaaacatacatttatatgtatatatatatatatgtaatatatttttatatttatggttagcttttattaataaataaggTATAATGTGCaaacaatatattaatactCATAAAATTAAAGCAAAAAgcattataaatatgtgacttataaataataataaaatgtatattatatattatatattatatatatatatatatatatatatatatataataaagaactatttttattttattatttaaaatatataaaattattcgattaaattataacaaGTTAGTGGGggaacaaaaaaaaaaaaaaaaaaaaatttccAATTACATTAAAttcttaaatatataataaaaaggatatatacaaagatatatatagaaaaaatcaaaaaaattaaataaaattataaattaaattcatttttttttaaatattcacACAAAAAGAAGGAATAATCTTTTcatctttttaatttctgCACTTAGGTTCATAAATTTACGGGATAATTAATACCTTCTAATAAACATTGGGTATAACAgcaaaatatatagaaaaaaattaacaaaatatGTAAGGGGGAAACAAATAAAacttttaaataaaa
This genomic stretch from Plasmodium reichenowi strain SY57 chromosome 1, whole genome shotgun sequence harbors:
- a CDS encoding vacuolar protein sorting-associated protein 51, putative, yielding MENKSNRRKNVGSMLYNYYNIETRNNVEELEECRDNNRNNINRINNISKMNNCVDGNNCFDKNENIKEKSTIIKSSDNNSINLRRDENYENIDNNNIKECNEENAIDKMNYIDEFDMNCSNFNVNNYFKELLEKSSMYDLINKSKKVDKEIKQNDSCMQTLIYENYNKFINAADALVLLKEKFKCVKDKMKEINNHLDYIDKESNFLNNNIFKNYEKIENLIEIKKLLNDINEIMKIPEYMYSYILKKKYMKSLKMFIKVIPFFHKNKDLVIFQNLYLDCNNLANIACHFFLKKLNKEKNVSKLPVKSHKKDDNKYHSKNDMKSDIRDNNKSVHHLDESKNYFSYNKYYIDEGEKCFYFFDNNNLEESFESLHSYVLSSEEVGECLNLVLSYGMDRKEIKKLYLKNRIDCLKYVMYNIFSLKNHGFFLVKKAEDFKSSFFDPNYQELHIDKENKKNDPKKNEYNKNNGNTEYFYNNIFENIFILCYKHLLYFFFSLLENYEKIFMKRNNFIHNFDGHKSCFISFFYKEGEHIDDKNLNNNIDYLRYLINNLDESLLDKSGKNPCEHYVMSYDNKKNNISMDDRYNYDEENNNNKKKNNDNNKKKNNDNKKKKNNDNNKNNNNDRYSYLDKSFNFSKKLLLNDLLNIDDDNKIIEALVDIFFKVLCKITIDYIYMFNPPIKLIVKLLKMFIDNVNGHNNNNNNNKIYYKDKILYDMNRFIKKIYYVLLKLYFYNLCFHINIYLYTYFQNCDEKKLIDILESKNELSHYILLKLCLTVMDFEPFYVEIKLENNFYVKHFFNFVIIYLESLLRHIDSFIYYFVCVHEKSSFIQEGDVLKYIKDEHKKEYTKDSTFSNNKGDDNIRHNYIHSNEDIHGNTHFDKHPSKDFPYFMYESAENIIYEDKENIFTHKNLYYMIDEENTIHCKHLKKKDEPLCGFYKKLKNYLYSSVCVDNVHMKNILVEIKKYMKMEYTIFLTHITGFLKFGKIKKIKEIYFLLCLVWIFHNIKREGVSKIFNVITDMYKEANDLINGYKRIDMGCSLDYLLHKDIYPFIKESEKEKENKKNKKNKKLKLKDDNSINFDNEQRLEYTNGAHIFMNKNNEKSEDKKIKNLTFTYNEEEKKNKLYEYNFDHNNICGDNNNICGDDNNICGDDNNICGDDNNICSDDNNICGDDNNIYDDDNNIYDDNYNIYDDDYNIYEDDNNIYDNNHNNNNNNIYDNYSHERNTKNIIIKMTKDQEEKRQNINDKNRKKKYVIGISNFVKYKFNEKCNELTNVFISYYINTISNHIKLYVEKDTYEEDTKSNIVSYNFVYCMKHIDIFYKYLKYFIYQNKSQSVINFEGQEREYVFSDMYEKIEEEFQELEKKYLKDKCMTLVKNNNGTDIGIVEQNNSVLYTDNNLVDQNNHMVDQNNHMVDQNNHMVDHNNHIRGRKYILNDKEYNEDNKMSNVNRKEQIMENNNLLFDMNKDEKNLEMYMYKLFMLKMKNYRKKLPTEINKILLLIIKIVFKNYMEYIRKCHMNEKKLYKMQIDFFFFYHCLKHYIPCDDENVLFVILNEVLINAKGRIRGIQNKRDEDDGASSYQGYLLLDDIHIDLEENKLFILKMFKE
- a CDS encoding nucleoside transporter 4, putative — protein: MLKKSEEIQIKVIFFFIGLLLSLPSHILINVSFLINHIYKEEIAITVMGFLSGFMIISSFLQLTFEFTSFKWIMICNGLNVFNLLLLLIFVCVMKCSKYYIYGISGIIGFFIGYLYSSCTKYSLLFPLKVNSYMVTGISFSSLFFFGINLIMSYFSIEDGNISSYYNTIYLSIGTIVFIEFIILVCIFFIQYNSPYFQEQKEKIESAQNTKCIEYNGSNVLCEVEKGKNKSSENIHNNNVSMIRKCKNKIKNVGKMFNCANIIEGACLIRYYYLCLIPIFFSFFVTSIIYPHMIPNKLKKNVYYKYLFMFLYQLSDLIFHIIVTVYYSSFTFFKQKYVSILCLSRILLLLLAFKIKNLTEGSFLYSNTFLSFLIFVIGGTNGALINISYARISDCFEESSKKTKQIAVASSFCALCLLMSFALAPWFCNAIIHL